The region AAAACGCGATCGCATTTGCTCCCAGTAAGAATGCAAACCCATATCCTGCCACTACTTCGGCAATTGTAACCGCGATCGCTACTAATGAACTTCTAATTTTGCAACTAGCATAAGCCATCGCTACGCCTCCTATCACTGCACCAAAAATCGCTATTTGCGGATTATTGCCTGCGGTAGTTCCGGCATAGAAGAAACCGAGCAAAGCTCCTGACGCTGTTGCTGAGATTGTTGTTGCGATGCGTCCGGCGATCGCTCTCGTTCCTGAAGCAGCGGTAGCAATACCTAAGCTAATATATAAAGCTAATATATAAGCCCAACCAGGTTCTTGTAGAGTCCGGCCGAGAACGCCAAATATCATTCGAGCGATCGCATTCGTCGCACAGGTCGCTACTACTACTGCAACTATAATTAAAATGATTAATTTTTTAGGAGATTGACCAGCTATAACTCGCTCAAAATTTGCTCCCTGTAATAGAGTCTTGCTAAAATCACAACCGCGAATATCGCAACCGCTAAAGTCTGCATTGTTGAGATTTTGTCCTTTGAAAGAACGGGTTTGTAAGTTTTTATTGGTATTACGAGGGTTTTGATTGGTCATAGTAAGTAAATAAAAGGTTTGGAAGAAATATGGAATTTTTAAATATAACCTTATATATTAATAATATTTCTATTTAGAAATAGTTATGAACCGCGTTGGCGGAGCCTGCGCGTTAGCGTTTAGATGCAAAGACCGCGAAGGAAGAGTAAAAGAAATGCTTTTTTTACTTGACGATTGCTATATTACTGATTTTTAAGCACGATTTTTAAGGGTAGAAGAATTAAGTTCATTTGCTATAATAAGGTTTTTATTAGCGTTTCTGTATAAAGGGATGCCTGCTCAACGCCAGATTTATCTAAATCGATTTTTGCTATTTGCTGGAACTGGTTTATTGATATTGCCATTGATACTCTACGGTGGGTTGCATTTTTTACGCCCGCCCCAGATAGATAAAGAGCAAGCATTGTTTCAAGGTATATTTTACAGGCGTGTTGTCCGTTCAACACCACGTCCGCTGATGATCCATATTGTCAGTGTTGACTTAAAAACACCAGGAGTTAAAGTGTTAGTTACTCCGGGAATGCCAACACCAGACGATACAGAAATTAATGCGCGGACTACATCAGAATTTCTTAATGAATTTAAACTGCAATTGGCGATTAATGGTAGCTTCTTCTATCTTTTTCGCGAACAAACTCCTTGGGATTATTATCCTCACAGTGGCGATCGCGTCAACGTAGTGGGACAAGCGATCGCAAATGGGCGTATTTATTCTAAATTTGAATCAAAATGGCCTGTAGTGTGCTTTTTGTCAAGCAATATTGCCCAAATCTTTGACAGTGGATCTTGCCCTAAAGATACGTTTGCTGCGGTTGCGGGGAATGAGGTGCTGGTTGCAGGGGGTAATGGTGTAAGCAAAAATTTTAATGGCAATAATAATAAGCCATACCCGCGTGTTGTAGTGGCTACTAATAAAAAAGGTGACAAACTCTGGCTAATTGCTGTAGATGGCAAGCAGCCGCTTTATAGTGAGGGGGTGACAATGGCTGAACTGACAAAAATTGTTATGGAGTTAGGGGCATATGCTGCACTTAACCTTGATGGTGGGGGTTCAACAACTATG is a window of Funiculus sociatus GB2-C1 DNA encoding:
- a CDS encoding phosphodiester glycosidase family protein → MPAQRQIYLNRFLLFAGTGLLILPLILYGGLHFLRPPQIDKEQALFQGIFYRRVVRSTPRPLMIHIVSVDLKTPGVKVLVTPGMPTPDDTEINARTTSEFLNEFKLQLAINGSFFYLFREQTPWDYYPHSGDRVNVVGQAIANGRIYSKFESKWPVVCFLSSNIAQIFDSGSCPKDTFAAVAGNEVLVAGGNGVSKNFNGNNNKPYPRVVVATNKKGDKLWLIAVDGKQPLYSEGVTMAELTKIVMELGAYAALNLDGGGSTTMVMATPSGASLLNAPIQTKLPMRERPVANHLGFYALPLQR
- a CDS encoding pentapeptide repeat-containing protein, with amino-acid sequence MTNQNPRNTNKNLQTRSFKGQNLNNADFSGCDIRGCDFSKTLLQGANFERVIAGQSPKKLIILIIVAVVVATCATNAIARMIFGVLGRTLQEPGWAYILALYISLGIATAASGTRAIAGRIATTISATASGALLGFFYAGTTAGNNPQIAIFGAVIGGVAMAYASCKIRSSLVAIAVTIAEVVAGYGFAFLLGANAIAFLSTHNLILGVIGSLLSLISILLVMNSLTLAVKKIKSASETSFRGADLTNAKFDGARLLNTDFSGAIGYSNN